The following are encoded in a window of Pedobacter cryoconitis genomic DNA:
- a CDS encoding outer membrane beta-barrel protein — protein MKKLLLAIIAMTALAFNGYAQQDTLKVKKDTVARSLPSPIDSPPFPSSEWDGAPLIGVNSEAPNYPLQKLLGLKGRFKIYGWLDFGGNISSSKHSNAPESYDIVPNGVGLDQAIIKIERQPNTVQIKHFDYGFLFTNIFGTDYRYTTGKGYFSDQLLKHNNKYGYDPAEIYGLLYFPKVADGLILKIGRFISPADIEAQWAPDNYLYSHSLMFTVDPYTFTGVQATFKLGAHWQLMAGAHAGNDMAPWSNSASLNGLLMARWVSADNNNSLFGGINSLGSGKYKNNHDNLQMLVATWGHRFNGTVHMMTEVYYMWQKDALVGGTVIDGPPQDFYTGVGAGNLIPGTSKAVGAVNYFQIKFSAKDYLSVRNGYLSDPQGNRTGYATQYSDHTIGFVHHFNSLIMIRPEIRYEHAYKDGITPYDNGVKKDQYTAAMDIIARF, from the coding sequence ATGAAAAAACTACTACTGGCAATCATCGCGATGACAGCTCTTGCGTTCAATGGATACGCACAACAAGATACCTTAAAAGTAAAAAAAGATACAGTGGCCCGTTCACTGCCTTCACCTATTGATTCACCTCCTTTTCCAAGTTCGGAGTGGGATGGGGCTCCTTTAATTGGTGTGAATTCTGAAGCACCAAATTATCCTTTACAAAAGCTACTGGGCCTGAAGGGGCGTTTCAAAATATATGGCTGGCTAGATTTTGGTGGAAATATAAGTTCATCGAAACATTCAAATGCACCTGAATCTTATGATATCGTACCTAACGGTGTTGGACTGGATCAGGCCATCATCAAAATAGAAAGACAGCCTAATACGGTACAGATAAAACATTTCGATTACGGATTTTTATTTACTAATATATTCGGAACTGATTACCGGTATACCACAGGTAAAGGTTACTTCAGTGATCAGCTGCTGAAACATAACAATAAGTATGGCTATGACCCTGCCGAGATTTACGGATTACTTTACTTTCCTAAAGTTGCGGATGGGCTGATCTTAAAGATTGGTCGTTTTATTTCTCCTGCTGATATTGAAGCACAATGGGCACCTGATAATTATTTATATTCCCATTCATTGATGTTCACGGTCGATCCCTATACTTTCACAGGGGTACAAGCTACGTTTAAATTAGGGGCGCACTGGCAGTTAATGGCAGGAGCACATGCTGGTAATGATATGGCTCCATGGAGTAACTCTGCTAGTTTAAATGGATTGCTGATGGCACGTTGGGTATCTGCTGATAATAATAACTCTCTTTTTGGAGGGATCAATTCACTAGGATCAGGAAAGTATAAAAATAACCATGATAACCTGCAAATGTTGGTTGCAACATGGGGACATCGTTTCAATGGAACTGTGCATATGATGACCGAAGTTTATTACATGTGGCAAAAAGATGCGCTGGTTGGTGGTACGGTGATAGACGGACCTCCGCAAGATTTTTATACTGGAGTTGGTGCAGGAAATCTGATACCGGGAACTTCAAAAGCTGTTGGTGCGGTCAATTATTTCCAGATTAAATTTTCTGCCAAAGATTACCTTTCAGTCCGCAATGGTTATTTGAGTGATCCACAAGGAAACAGAACAGGTTATGCTACTCAATATTCAGATCATACAATTGGCTTTGTACACCACTTTAATAGTTTGATTATGATTCGTCCTGAAATCAGGTATGAACATGCTTATAAAGATGGGATAACGCCTTATGATAATGGAGTTAAAAAAGATCAGTATACTGCTGCAATGGATATAATTGCAAGATTTTAA
- the rpsJ gene encoding 30S ribosomal protein S10, producing MSQRIRIKLKSYDYNLVDKSAEKIVKTVKPTGAVVSGPIPLPTEKKIFTVLRSPHVNKKAREQFQLCAYKRLLDIYSSNSKTVDALMKLELPSGVEVEIKV from the coding sequence ATGAGCCAAAGAATCAGAATTAAATTAAAATCTTACGATTACAACTTAGTAGATAAATCTGCTGAGAAAATCGTTAAGACTGTAAAACCTACGGGTGCAGTTGTTAGTGGACCAATTCCATTGCCAACAGAAAAGAAAATCTTCACTGTTTTACGTTCACCACACGTGAACAAAAAAGCACGTGAGCAGTTTCAATTATGTGCATACAAACGTTTGTTAGATATTTATAGCTCTAACTCTAAAACTGTTGATGCGTTGATGAAACTTGAATTACCTAGCGGTGTTGAAGTAGAAATCAAAGTTTAA
- the fusA gene encoding elongation factor G, giving the protein MSRDLKFTRNIGIAAHIDAGKTTTTERILYYAGVSHKIGEVHEGAATMDWMAQEQERGITITSAATTVGWKYRGQDYHINIIDTPGHVDFTVEVNRSLRVLDGLVFLFSAVDGVEPQSETNWRLANNYNVARIGFVNKMDRNGADFLKVVGQVKSMLGSNAVPLQLPIGAEEGFKGVVDLINNRGIVWNEHDKGMTFTEVPIPEDMLDEVAEWREKLLESVAEYDETLMEKFFEAPETITEREVLDALRQAVLDAKIVPMVCGSSFKNKGVQTMLDYVMELLPSPMDQEGVVGTNPNTGEEVLRKPSEAEPFAALAFKIATDPFVGRLCFIRVYSGNLEAGSYVYNARSENKERISRIFQMHANKQNPIPNVGAGDIAAVVGFKDIKTGDTLCDEKNPIILESMNFPEPVIGLAIEPKTQADVDKLGIGLSKLAEEDPTFRVQTDEDSGQTIISGMGELHLDILIDRLKREFKVEVNQGAPQVSYKEAITGTVQHRETYKKQSGGRGKFADIQIVISPIDADFEKGGLQFVNEITGGSIPREFIPSVEKGFAASMSNGVLAGYPLPDMKVRLIDGSFHAVDSDALSFELAAKMAYREALPKCSPVLMEPIMKIEILTPEENMGDVIGDMNRRRGQLLGMDTRNGSQVIKATVPLSEMFGYVTQLRTITSGRATSTMEFDHYEPAPRNVMEEVIAKSKGRIKSAD; this is encoded by the coding sequence ATGTCAAGAGATTTAAAATTCACAAGAAACATTGGTATTGCTGCGCACATTGATGCTGGTAAAACCACTACTACAGAGCGTATCCTTTATTATGCTGGTGTTAGTCACAAAATTGGTGAAGTGCACGAAGGTGCTGCAACAATGGACTGGATGGCACAGGAACAGGAACGTGGTATCACTATTACTTCTGCTGCTACTACTGTTGGTTGGAAATATAGAGGACAAGATTACCATATTAACATCATTGATACACCGGGTCACGTGGATTTTACCGTTGAGGTAAACCGTTCACTTCGTGTATTGGATGGATTGGTATTCTTATTTTCTGCGGTTGATGGTGTTGAGCCTCAATCTGAAACTAACTGGCGTTTGGCTAACAACTACAACGTTGCCCGTATTGGCTTCGTAAACAAGATGGACCGTAATGGTGCAGATTTCTTGAAAGTTGTTGGACAGGTTAAAAGCATGTTAGGCAGTAATGCAGTTCCTTTACAATTACCTATCGGTGCTGAAGAAGGCTTTAAAGGGGTTGTTGATTTAATCAATAACCGTGGTATCGTTTGGAATGAGCATGATAAAGGGATGACCTTTACTGAAGTGCCAATTCCAGAAGATATGCTGGATGAAGTTGCTGAATGGAGAGAAAAATTATTAGAATCTGTTGCTGAGTATGATGAGACTTTGATGGAGAAATTCTTCGAAGCTCCTGAAACTATCACTGAACGTGAAGTTTTAGATGCATTACGCCAGGCAGTATTGGATGCTAAAATTGTACCTATGGTTTGTGGTTCATCTTTCAAAAATAAAGGTGTTCAGACCATGCTTGATTACGTGATGGAATTATTGCCTTCACCAATGGATCAGGAAGGTGTAGTTGGAACTAATCCAAATACAGGTGAAGAAGTTTTACGTAAACCAAGTGAGGCAGAGCCTTTTGCAGCTTTAGCATTTAAAATTGCAACAGATCCTTTCGTAGGTCGTTTATGTTTTATCCGTGTTTACTCGGGTAACTTAGAGGCTGGTTCATATGTATATAACGCACGTTCTGAGAACAAAGAGCGTATCTCCCGTATCTTCCAAATGCATGCAAACAAGCAAAACCCTATTCCAAATGTTGGAGCTGGTGATATTGCTGCGGTTGTAGGCTTTAAAGATATCAAAACAGGTGATACACTTTGTGATGAGAAAAACCCAATCATTCTGGAGTCAATGAACTTCCCTGAGCCGGTTATCGGATTAGCTATTGAGCCTAAAACTCAGGCTGATGTTGATAAATTAGGTATCGGACTTTCTAAATTAGCTGAAGAAGATCCTACGTTCAGAGTACAAACTGATGAGGATTCTGGTCAGACAATTATCTCTGGTATGGGTGAGCTTCACTTAGATATCCTGATTGACCGCTTAAAACGTGAGTTTAAAGTAGAGGTTAACCAGGGAGCGCCACAGGTTTCTTACAAAGAAGCAATCACTGGTACTGTTCAACACCGTGAGACGTATAAAAAACAATCTGGTGGTCGTGGTAAATTCGCGGACATTCAAATCGTTATTTCGCCAATCGATGCTGACTTTGAAAAAGGTGGTTTACAATTTGTAAACGAAATTACTGGTGGTTCTATTCCCCGTGAATTTATTCCTTCAGTTGAGAAAGGATTTGCTGCTTCAATGTCTAACGGAGTTTTAGCTGGATACCCACTTCCGGATATGAAAGTTCGTTTAATTGATGGTTCATTCCACGCAGTCGATTCAGATGCTTTATCTTTCGAACTTGCTGCTAAAATGGCATATCGTGAAGCATTACCTAAATGTAGCCCGGTATTGATGGAGCCAATCATGAAAATCGAAATCTTAACCCCTGAAGAAAACATGGGTGATGTTATCGGTGACATGAACCGTCGTCGTGGTCAATTATTAGGTATGGATACACGTAATGGTTCTCAGGTAATTAAAGCAACTGTACCACTTTCTGAAATGTTCGGTTATGTAACTCAGTTACGTACAATCACTTCAGGCCGTGCAACGTCTACTATGGAGTTCGATCACTACGAACCAGCTCCAAGAAACGTAATGGAAGAAGTAATTGCTAAATCAAAAGGCAGAATCAAATCTGCTGATTAA
- the rpsG gene encoding 30S ribosomal protein S7 encodes MRKSKPKKRIILPDPKFNDVQVTRFVNNMMYDGKKSIAYSIFYDAVELAEKKAGENGLEVWKRALTNVMPAVEVKSRRVGGANFQVPTEVRPDRKIALGMKWLISYARRRGEKTMKEKLAGEIVSAAKGEGAAVKKKEDTHKMAEANKAFSHFRF; translated from the coding sequence ATGAGAAAGTCAAAACCAAAAAAGAGAATTATCCTTCCTGATCCGAAATTTAACGATGTTCAGGTGACGAGATTTGTAAATAATATGATGTACGATGGAAAAAAATCTATCGCTTACTCTATTTTTTATGATGCAGTAGAATTAGCTGAGAAAAAAGCTGGTGAAAATGGATTAGAAGTATGGAAACGTGCTTTAACAAATGTAATGCCTGCTGTAGAGGTTAAGTCACGCCGTGTTGGTGGTGCTAACTTCCAGGTTCCTACTGAAGTTCGTCCGGACCGTAAAATTGCTTTAGGCATGAAATGGTTAATTTCTTATGCACGCAGACGTGGTGAAAAAACCATGAAAGAAAAATTAGCAGGAGAAATCGTTTCAGCTGCTAAAGGTGAAGGTGCTGCTGTTAAAAAGAAAGAAGATACGCATAAAATGGCTGAAGCCAACAAAGCGTTCTCACATTTCCGTTTTTAA
- the rpsL gene encoding 30S ribosomal protein S12 — MPTIQQLVRKGRVALEFKSKSPALDSCPQRRGVCTRVYTTTPKKPNSAMRKVARVRLTNGKEVNAYIPGEGHNLQEHSIVLIRGGRVKDLPGVRYHIIRGALDTSGVAGRNQRRSKYGTKRPKPGQVAAAPTKGKKK; from the coding sequence ATGCCAACCATTCAACAATTAGTTAGAAAAGGTAGAGTAGCACTGGAGTTCAAGAGTAAGTCTCCTGCGTTGGACAGCTGTCCACAGCGAAGAGGTGTATGTACACGTGTATATACCACTACCCCTAAAAAACCAAACTCAGCAATGCGTAAAGTTGCACGTGTACGTTTGACCAATGGAAAAGAAGTTAACGCTTATATTCCTGGAGAAGGTCACAACTTACAGGAGCACTCCATTGTATTGATCCGTGGTGGTCGTGTTAAAGATTTACCAGGTGTACGTTATCACATCATCCGTGGAGCATTAGATACTTCAGGAGTTGCTGGTCGTAACCAACGTCGTTCAAAATACGGTACTAAACGTCCTAAACCAGGTCAGGTAGCTGCCGCACCAACAAAAGGTAAAAAGAAATAA
- a CDS encoding VF530 family DNA-binding protein has product MAEEKQVNNPLHGKTLEFILKQLVWHYGWPEMGAMIKIACFNNDPSLKSSLTFLRKTEWARKKVEKLYLDTFH; this is encoded by the coding sequence ATGGCAGAAGAGAAACAGGTTAATAACCCATTACATGGGAAAACATTGGAGTTTATTCTTAAACAGCTGGTGTGGCATTATGGATGGCCGGAAATGGGGGCAATGATAAAAATTGCTTGTTTTAACAATGATCCGAGCTTGAAGTCGAGTCTGACCTTTTTGAGGAAGACAGAGTGGGCGCGTAAAAAAGTAGAGAAACTTTATCTGGATACTTTTCATTAA
- a CDS encoding mechanosensitive ion channel family protein, whose amino-acid sequence MRGFKFAHTLNTSSRWTYNLLVKWGVPEDLAAFVNLFLLMFALLIIVYIFHHTVRRILRIILIRASKRSKFKFFHHLLNNRFPHFLAQCAPLVLVNALIPILFLDFPDMIKPMNAITDVYMVFIVIWIAMTLIKASGDDLRTKSTFREKPIDSYIQVVRMILYLIGAVVIFSHLTGQSPIAFFTAMGAISAVLLLMFKDTIMGFVASIQVTANDTVRIGDWITMTKYGADGDVVAINLTTVKVQNFDKTITTIPTYSLISDSFQNWRGMSEAGGRRIKRAILIKQATIRFITPAEVEEFKKIQSLTSYIEHRQKDIDKNNERLGIDKSLLINGRNLTNAGLYRKYIDNYLNNHSGTHKKMTMMVRHLAPTPNGLPIELYAFTSTTKWADYEYIMADIFDHLIAAARYFDLQIYETEASGDTTSISFNDPLTVSRPPASRQGNP is encoded by the coding sequence ATGAGAGGATTTAAATTTGCACATACTTTAAATACGAGCAGCCGATGGACTTATAACCTGCTGGTCAAATGGGGAGTGCCCGAAGATCTGGCAGCTTTTGTCAATCTTTTTCTGCTGATGTTTGCACTGCTCATTATTGTATATATCTTTCACCATACGGTGAGAAGGATATTGAGGATCATTTTGATCCGTGCCAGCAAACGCTCAAAATTTAAGTTCTTTCATCATCTGCTCAACAACAGGTTCCCCCATTTCCTGGCGCAATGCGCACCCTTGGTCCTGGTTAATGCACTCATTCCGATCCTCTTTCTGGATTTCCCGGACATGATCAAACCCATGAATGCCATTACTGATGTTTACATGGTATTTATTGTGATCTGGATAGCGATGACACTGATCAAAGCCAGTGGTGACGACCTGCGGACGAAATCAACTTTCCGTGAAAAACCCATAGACAGTTATATCCAGGTAGTGCGGATGATCCTTTACCTGATTGGTGCAGTAGTGATTTTCTCTCACCTGACCGGACAATCCCCAATTGCCTTTTTCACTGCAATGGGTGCTATATCAGCTGTGCTGCTATTGATGTTTAAAGACACGATTATGGGTTTTGTAGCCAGCATCCAGGTTACAGCCAACGATACGGTCAGAATTGGCGACTGGATTACCATGACTAAATATGGGGCAGACGGAGATGTGGTTGCGATTAACCTGACGACTGTAAAAGTGCAGAACTTTGATAAAACGATCACTACTATCCCTACCTATTCCCTGATTTCAGATTCTTTTCAGAACTGGCGCGGGATGAGTGAAGCAGGTGGAAGGAGAATCAAAAGGGCGATCCTGATCAAGCAAGCTACCATCAGGTTTATTACCCCTGCTGAAGTTGAAGAATTCAAGAAAATACAATCCCTTACCAGTTATATCGAACACCGCCAAAAAGACATCGATAAAAACAACGAACGTTTAGGGATTGACAAATCTCTTTTAATTAACGGCAGAAATCTGACTAATGCCGGGCTGTACCGGAAATATATTGACAACTACCTGAACAACCACTCGGGAACACATAAAAAGATGACCATGATGGTCAGGCATCTTGCGCCTACACCAAATGGATTGCCTATCGAGCTTTACGCTTTTACCAGCACCACAAAATGGGCTGACTATGAATATATCATGGCCGATATTTTTGATCACCTGATTGCTGCCGCCCGTTACTTCGACCTCCAGATTTATGAAACAGAAGCTTCTGGTGACACAACCAGTATTAGTTTTAATGATCCCCTGACCGTTAGCCGTCCGCCGGCCTCCCGTCAGGGAAATCCTTAG
- a CDS encoding AMP-binding protein gives MRLYDLILSNKNLVYVDALTDTSYGVNEFHQSITIDDRKAVVFLYTDNMIGSVEVFLNFLQSRFTVTLLSPQLDIQFKLELEEAYQPYYIYDPSRAAIAGFEAYKASSRIQLFKNLTEPDYPVHEEIKLLLSTSGTTGSPKFVKLSDENLVQNAYSILEFLPIKATDVTPLNVPVIFVYGLSIFTSNCIAGGKMICTNRDILQKEFWADFDKYECTSIGGVPYVYEMLNRIGFFKKEYPSLRYMTQTGGILNHTLVQVLAEHGKRQQTQFFVMYGQTEAAGRMAYLPPEDLFTKNTSIGIPIKNGSFEIDPDSNELIYLGPNIFGGYARKLEDLITFQQAERLQTGDVGRKDEDGYYYIIGRIKRIVKLFGTRMNLDEVELILKNALGGETFVCMGIEDKSILVLHLNEELATEQVKQILKEKLNVHPSMVKVKFVESVPLTPNGKIDYGTAIQLIN, from the coding sequence ATGAGACTTTACGATTTAATTTTAAGCAATAAAAACCTGGTTTATGTTGATGCCTTAACGGATACGTCGTATGGGGTCAATGAATTTCATCAATCAATCACAATTGATGACCGGAAAGCTGTGGTTTTCTTATATACTGATAATATGATAGGCTCGGTAGAAGTGTTTTTAAACTTCTTACAGAGCCGTTTTACGGTTACCCTGCTAAGCCCGCAACTGGATATTCAGTTTAAACTGGAATTAGAAGAGGCTTATCAGCCTTATTATATCTATGATCCTTCCAGAGCAGCAATAGCTGGCTTTGAAGCTTATAAAGCTTCTTCCAGAATTCAGCTGTTTAAAAACCTGACTGAGCCTGATTATCCTGTCCATGAGGAAATCAAGTTATTATTGAGTACTTCGGGAACTACGGGTTCTCCAAAGTTTGTGAAGCTATCAGATGAAAATCTGGTACAAAATGCCTATTCCATTTTGGAATTCCTTCCGATCAAAGCAACTGATGTGACGCCGCTTAATGTGCCGGTTATTTTTGTCTATGGGTTATCCATTTTTACCAGCAATTGTATTGCGGGTGGAAAAATGATTTGTACGAACCGGGATATCTTACAAAAGGAATTCTGGGCAGATTTTGATAAGTATGAGTGCACTTCTATCGGAGGTGTCCCTTATGTTTATGAGATGTTGAACAGGATTGGTTTTTTCAAAAAAGAGTATCCTTCGTTAAGGTATATGACACAAACAGGGGGGATTCTGAACCACACCCTGGTTCAGGTACTGGCTGAACATGGTAAAAGGCAGCAAACGCAGTTTTTCGTCATGTATGGCCAGACTGAAGCTGCGGGAAGAATGGCTTACCTGCCACCAGAAGATCTGTTTACTAAAAATACTTCTATAGGAATACCTATTAAAAATGGGAGTTTCGAGATTGATCCGGATAGCAATGAGCTGATTTACCTTGGTCCTAACATTTTTGGAGGTTATGCCCGAAAACTGGAAGATCTGATTACATTTCAACAAGCTGAACGCCTGCAAACGGGCGATGTCGGGCGGAAAGATGAAGATGGTTATTATTATATTATCGGAAGGATCAAAAGGATTGTGAAATTATTTGGTACCCGGATGAACCTGGATGAAGTAGAACTGATCCTTAAAAATGCATTGGGCGGAGAAACTTTTGTATGTATGGGGATTGAGGATAAATCAATCCTGGTATTGCATTTAAACGAAGAACTAGCCACTGAACAGGTTAAACAAATACTCAAAGAAAAGTTAAATGTACACCCAAGTATGGTCAAAGTGAAATTTGTGGAGTCGGTCCCTTTAACGCCGAATGGCAAGATCGATTACGGCACAGCAATTCAGCTGATAAACTAA
- a CDS encoding acyl carrier protein, translated as MNMSPKLQEVFATALAIPSDQITADLAYQSIPEWDSMSHMILIAELESSYAIAIETEDLLEMNSIPNVISGLQKYGVEI; from the coding sequence ATGAACATGTCACCAAAATTACAAGAAGTTTTTGCTACTGCCTTAGCAATCCCTTCAGATCAGATCACAGCTGATTTAGCTTATCAGAGTATCCCTGAATGGGATTCCATGTCGCATATGATATTGATAGCAGAACTGGAATCCAGCTATGCTATTGCAATTGAAACAGAAGATCTGCTGGAAATGAACAGCATACCTAATGTGATCTCCGGCTTGCAAAAGTACGGGGTCGAAATCTGA
- a CDS encoding MATE family efflux transporter: MKTLILQTRSVLLLLRQALQGTEKKFTTGGINRAIVLLSVPMVLELTMESLFVFVNIFFVSKLGAGAILIVGITQSITAVAYSVAMGLSIAASTIIARRIGEAKFESAGSAAMQAIYVGVSIGGTIALLLCIFSTQVLRAVGAADALIVQGHVFTQLMLGSVFLLILRMLLNGIFRGAGDAAMAMRNLWVSNLINIILCPVLIFGLGFIPAFGLTGVALATVIARVIGVIYQFWYLIKGKTIIVIKKAQLAFAPEIVKSILRLGFAGTFQYLIPSSSWLIMTKIITHFGADAFAGYIIAQRVASVATMPAWGIGNAAGVLTGQNMGANQPERAEQTVWRAGWFNMCFLSLVAVFWLFFAKDVIGIFTHVPGILQNGVMYIQYLSIAYVLLGYTMVISRALNAAGNVKQLTMLYVLMFYITQLPLAWFLGISMDWGTKGVFIAILTSELVLAIACIVIFRRGDWKKTKV; the protein is encoded by the coding sequence ATGAAGACACTTATTTTGCAAACGCGGTCAGTACTGCTTTTGCTTCGTCAGGCGTTACAAGGCACAGAGAAGAAATTCACTACCGGTGGTATTAACCGGGCCATTGTACTGTTATCTGTACCAATGGTACTGGAACTGACCATGGAGTCTCTTTTTGTTTTCGTTAATATCTTTTTTGTCAGCAAGCTTGGTGCGGGTGCGATTCTGATTGTGGGCATCACGCAGTCTATTACTGCGGTCGCTTATTCTGTAGCCATGGGCCTGAGTATCGCCGCATCCACTATTATTGCCAGGCGTATTGGAGAAGCTAAATTCGAAAGTGCCGGTTCTGCTGCTATGCAGGCCATTTATGTAGGGGTGAGTATTGGGGGAACCATTGCACTTTTATTATGTATTTTCTCTACACAGGTATTACGCGCAGTAGGTGCTGCGGATGCTTTGATTGTACAGGGACATGTCTTTACTCAGCTGATGCTGGGCAGTGTCTTTTTACTGATCCTGAGAATGCTGTTAAACGGGATTTTCAGGGGTGCAGGTGATGCAGCTATGGCGATGCGTAATTTATGGGTTTCCAATCTGATTAATATTATACTCTGCCCGGTTCTGATTTTTGGCCTGGGTTTTATTCCTGCTTTTGGCTTAACCGGAGTTGCGCTTGCTACCGTAATTGCCAGGGTGATCGGTGTTATTTATCAATTTTGGTATTTGATTAAAGGGAAAACTATCATTGTAATCAAAAAAGCGCAGCTTGCTTTTGCACCGGAAATTGTAAAAAGCATTTTGCGTTTAGGCTTTGCAGGGACTTTTCAATACCTGATCCCTTCTTCGAGCTGGCTGATCATGACTAAAATCATTACCCATTTCGGAGCCGATGCTTTTGCAGGTTATATTATTGCGCAGCGGGTAGCTTCAGTAGCTACAATGCCGGCCTGGGGTATTGGAAATGCGGCGGGTGTTTTAACCGGACAAAATATGGGTGCCAATCAACCTGAACGTGCAGAACAGACCGTATGGAGAGCAGGTTGGTTTAATATGTGCTTTTTAAGTCTGGTTGCTGTATTCTGGCTGTTTTTTGCGAAGGATGTGATTGGCATTTTTACGCATGTGCCGGGTATCCTTCAAAATGGGGTCATGTATATTCAATACCTGTCTATTGCTTATGTCTTGCTGGGGTATACAATGGTTATTTCCAGAGCATTGAATGCTGCGGGAAATGTGAAGCAGTTAACCATGCTTTATGTCCTGATGTTTTATATCACTCAGCTTCCTTTGGCCTGGTTCCTTGGAATTAGTATGGACTGGGGAACTAAAGGTGTCTTTATTGCGATTCTCACTTCCGAACTGGTACTGGCCATTGCTTGTATTGTCATCTTTAGAAGAGGTGACTGGAAGAAAACAAAAGTCTAA